The Mytilus galloprovincialis chromosome 3, xbMytGall1.hap1.1, whole genome shotgun sequence genomic interval caaaaaaggagtTTGGACatatttaaccaaaatatattgatttttatctGAAAGAGgttatttagaaatatttctAATAAATGTGTTGGTTCTGTTAAGAATgtcctactttttttttttttttttttttatctctgttGTATGTGCTTGGATTTTACTTGATTGTCGTCCTATATAGAATTatgtatgtttttcatttatgtcGTATTTACTTTGGTTTAGAATATGTTTTAGATGCTCTTTTAAGTGATAAATTGTTGATCTCAGAAGTACTTGTTTGTacttacaaatatttatttttaaatgtttttaaattgtgtatGCATTTTATGGGCATGAGGTAAGATTGTCTCATATGTCTTTTAATGTAGGATTCTAATGTACTTTTATGCTGCTTTTATCTGATGtataatatattatgtataatgttgGATTGTGACACTGTAATAAACTaaatacttacttacttactataaagttttataagaaaaaaaccaaaaagggTCTTATCTATGTAAATACAGTCTTAGTTTCGTTGATTGCTGAAAAATCATTGCAATTTTCAAAACGGAATGCCTATTTTTTCGTTGCGCGGGATTTAATCATAATctattctgtttaaaaaaaactaccCAAACAACATTGATTCCCATTTTTAAGTATGAAATAACCAAGACGGTCAGTATGTACAAAGTCATTATACTAAACATATGACAAGGTGCACTGCAAACaaatttctattatattttctttaatttctaggaCCACATATGGAGCCATGCGTTGATCCTTTAAACTGTCTCCATGGCGTCCTTATGCATGGCGATAACGAAGTAGGAGATTCTCATAAAACAGAAGACAGTTATCTGAAATTCAAGCCAGCTTTAGAAACAGGTCCAAAACAAAAGTCAGGACCACAAGATGCCGAGGAAACATTTCACGGTGCTTTAATGCATGATGACAAGGATCATCCAAATAAACATAATGAGGATAAAACGAAGCAGCCAGAGAAACCCGCGGAATCGTTTGGACCCAAAGAAACTAATAAACTTATGCATGATGTAATGCATGGCGACACAGAAAAGTCACATGATCATGTACATGAAAAGATACCAGTTGAAATCACGAACAAAGACCCCAGTGGTCCACCAGACGCCGAAAAAATAATGCATGGAGTTTTAATGCATGGAGGAGAAAATGTTGAAAATCATCATGTGCACTCACGACCAGAGGACACAACACAAAAATCGAAAGGTCCCATGGACCAAAACACACTTATGCACGATCTCATGCATAGTGGGGAGCATGTCGATCATTCGGAAGAGAAAGCGAATGTTCCAGTTTCTCCATCCGGGCCAAACTCAGAGACACTGCATGGTATACTGATGCATGGCGACTCTGACATTGGACATGATCACGGCCACGATCACAAAGAGTCAAATAATGTGCcttttaaatttgatattgatgaaatAAAGAAGCTTGGGATTGATCCTGAAATTCTAAAAACAGTATTATCAGAAGACCAAGAGGATTACAGCAAATGGCAAACACAAAAGTTATCAGATACAGATGATGATTATTACAAAGGAACGTATGTGTCAATTTCAGATTCTAGTCTCGCAGACATTGAACTCATGAAACAAAGGTATATAAAACATGAATTGAATTCTGAAGAACAAAAAGAATTCGATGCTTATGTTAATGCTAAAGACAGTGACTTAAATTCTGATGAGATGGCATCAAATTTGGACATAGACTCAATGGAACATGATACTGGTGACATGCACCATGATTTAGAACTGATTGGAAGTACTCAACCTATCAATGAAATACACAGCTCACACAAGGAACACAAACACAGACGATGATATTTCAGTAAATTATTAATACTTGAAGACAACATTAAATAAGTCTGCAAAGATCGCTTGTGTTGAGTTCACATTAAGTATCTGTATATTTTCGCAAATATTGAACATGTTTGTGCGAGATTTTGACACAGGAAGAAAATCGAGGCTTACCTCAATCAAATACTTGACTTTTACAATGTCAAGTATTGCTACCGTTGTTTTCTATAATTACCAATGTAATTAACTCTTCTCAGAATCCGTTAAATATGActgtttttgtattatttatgaTCTTAATGTATTAAAATAAATGACTGTGCGAATATATCAGGAATCTTAGTCCCTTCACATGGTGATTGGTTTTGGCGCTGAATACTTAAAACAGTCTGGAATCATTGTAAACGTAACACCTACCAAAAACAATAAGAACATTTAATGGGGTGGTGAAAATCATACCAAAGGTAACTATTCGGGCGAGGTGATTTTTTTAGGGGGATGGGTTTGATTCATGTGGTCAGAAAGAGAAGGCATATCATGCTAAATTTTGTGTCACCTGTGGTATCGCTCATAACAAGTGAAAATCCAAAGTTACGTCGCATTTGTGAATTGACAATGTTAATATaccagacaaataaaaaaaaacaatatggtaTTGTTGCTACCGTAGCAGCCACATTAAGATTAAAACGCTTACAGATGGAAATAAGAATTGCAGGACCTTGTTTTAGAAGAATACATAAATTTTAGAagaatacataaaaaaatctgacctgtgaaaaaaaattaaaatcacaaaaatactgaactccgaggaaaattcaaacggaaagtccctaatcgaatggcaaaatcaaatgataaaacacatcaaatgaatggacaacaactgtcatatttctgacttggtacaggcattttcaaatgtagaaaatgttggattaaacctggttttaaagcgctatacctcccacttgtatgacagtcgcatcacatttcattatattgacaacggtgtgtgaacaaatcaaacagacataataggtaaaaatgtcacaaataggggtacaacagcaACACGTacgggcgccgaatgggactcttgtggttttgtactcgaaattcaattttgtacggacaaaagtgagttttgttcaacgaaaatgagttcagtttaacaaaatttgcatactacaaatttaaattttgtcatacaaaattatctttctgTGGAC includes:
- the LOC143068111 gene encoding uncharacterized protein LOC143068111, producing the protein MKTFVAVLLGIILNEVLSKPTEKGPHMEPCVDPLNCLHGVLMHGDNEVGDSHKTEDSYLKFKPALETGPKQKSGPQDAEETFHGALMHDDKDHPNKHNEDKTKQPEKPAESFGPKETNKLMHDVMHGDTEKSHDHVHEKIPVEITNKDPSGPPDAEKIMHGVLMHGGENVENHHVHSRPEDTTQKSKGPMDQNTLMHDLMHSGEHVDHSEEKANVPVSPSGPNSETLHGILMHGDSDIGHDHGHDHKESNNVPFKFDIDEIKKLGIDPEILKTVLSEDQEDYSKWQTQKLSDTDDDYYKGTYVSISDSSLADIELMKQRYIKHELNSEEQKEFDAYVNAKDSDLNSDEMASNLDIDSMEHDTGDMHHDLELIGSTQPINEIHSSHKEHKHRR